In Deinococcus maricopensis DSM 21211, the sequence AACTCGCGAGCGCGTACGCGACGTTCGCGAACGGCGGCGTGTGGACCGAACCGACCTTCATTGCGCGCGTCACGAACGTGCACGGGCAGACGCTCCCCCTGCCCGCCCCGGCCCAGCGCCGCGTCTGGAGCGCGCAGACGGCGTTTCTCGGCCTGGACATGCTGCGCGGCGTGGTGAACGACCTGGGTGCCGACGGCGGCGGCCTCGCGTGGCGCGCGCGCATCCTCGGGTGGGACGTGGCCGGCAAGACCGGCACCACCAACGACGTGCGGGACCTGTGGTTCGCGGGCGTCACGCCGGGCGTCGCGGGCGCCGTGTGGGTCGGGCGGCAGGCGGGCGGGTCCCTGCCGCAGAACGCCTACAGCGGCGACGTGGCCACGCCCATCTGGCAGTCGGCCGTGGCAGGAACGGTGGCGGGACGCCCGCCGCTCATGTTCGAGGCGCCGCGCGGGGCCGTGCAGGTCTGGGCGCAGGGGCACCCCGTCGGGTTCCTAGCGGACGGGGACGACCTCCACCCGGTTGGCGCGCCGGTCGCGCACGTCCGTCCCGCGTCGCATGAGGACCGCCCCGCAGGCCATTGACGCCCCCGGCACGAGCGGCCACCGACGGGAGCAGGCTGCGCTGGTGGGCTTTTCGCCGTGAGCCTCTCAGGCGTCGTGGGGGGCCTCCGCCGAACCGCTCGCATTCGGCGGAGGCCCCCCTTCCCCACGGAGCGGGTTTGGCGTCGGCCGGGGCTGGTCGGGTGACTTTCAGGCGTTACGCTGGCGGGGTGCTGCCCGACCGGATGACCGCCCTGCGCCTCCTGCATGAAGCGGAGGCCCTGAACCCCGGCCCGTGGGTGCCGCATTCCCTGAATGTGGCGCGCGCAGCCGAGGCCATTGCCGCGCACCACCCGCGGCTGGACGCGGAGCGCGCGTTCGTGCTGGGCGCCCTGCATGACCTGGGGCGCCGCACCGGCCCGAACCGCGACCGGCACATCCTGGACGGGTACGACGCGCTGCGCGCGCTCGGGTTCGAGGACGCGGCGCGCATTGCGCTGACACATTCGTTCCCGCTGCAGGAGCTCGGGGAACTGCAGGGGGAGTGGGACGGGACGGCGCAGGAGCACGCGCGGCTGGGGGCGTTGCTGGCGGACGTGACGTACACGCTGGAGGACCGGCTGGTGCAGGTGTGCGACATGCTGGCGCTGCCGGACGGATGCTGCATTCTGGAGAAGCGGTTCGTGGATGTCACGTTGCGGTACGGGTTCGGACCGGCGACCGCGCGGAAGTGGCGGGCGCTGTTGGACCTGAAGCGCACCTTCGACGCGCAGGTGGGCGGGAGCGTGTACGCGCTGCTGCCGGGCATCGTGGAAACGACGCTGACCTGAACCGTAGGCCTTCAGGGCGTGTGGTGGGGGGCGCGGGGAGCGTGAAGTGGAAGGTGCTGCCCTGCCCGGGGGCGTTGTCCACCCAGATGCGCCCGCCGTGCGCCTCGCCGATGGTCTTCACGATGGCGAGGCCCACGCCGGTGCCGCTGTACTGCTCGCGGGTGTGAAAGCGCTGGGACACCCCGCAGACGCGTTCGGCGGCGGCATCGGGCACGCCGATGCCGTTGTCAGTCACGGTGAGGTGCACGTCGTCGCCTTCGGTGCGGCCGGTGAGGTGAACGTCCGGGCGGCTGGAATTTCAGGGCGTTGCCGATGAGGTTCTGCAGCACCTGCCGGACCTGGGTTTCGTCACCGCACACGTCGGGCAGCGGGCCGACGTGGATGCGCGTGCCGCATTCGTCAATGGCGACGTGGAGCGCGCCGAGCATGTCCTGCGCGACCTGGGCGGTGTGGACGGTGGCGGCGCGGCGTTCGCGGCCGACGCGGGCGTAGGCGAGGACGTCTTCGATCAGGACGTGCATGCGATTGATGGCGTCGACAGTGAAGTGGATGTACTGGTCGGCCTTGTCGTCGAGGCGACCGGCGTAGCGGCGGTGCAGCAGCTGCACGTAGCTGGCGATGGTGCGCAGCGGCGCTTTCAGGTCGTGGCTGGCGGCGTACGCGAAGCGTTCCAGGTCGGCGTTGCTGCGCAGGAGCTGTTCGGTGCGTTCCGCGACGCGCGCTCCGAGGGTTTCGGCGAGGTGGCGTTCCTCGGTGATGTCGGTGTTCGTGCCGAACCATTTCACGACGCCTCCGCGGTCGTTGCGGCTGGGGCGGGCGCGTCAGGAACCAGCGGAACTCGCCGGTCCGGCTGCGCAGCAGGTACGTGCCCTCCCAGGGTCGACCGGCAGCCCATTTGCCTGCGACGCTTCTGGGGGCGTCGTCGACGTGGTCGGGGTGGTGGACGGTGCGCCAGCCCCAGCCCTGCATCCCTTCGAGGGTGGTGCCGGTGTAGTCGTACTAGCGTTGGTTGTACCCGTGGGTCCAGCCGTTCGCGTCGGCCATCCACGCGAGTTGCGGGATGGGGTCCGCGAGGGTGCGCAGCTCCTGTTCGAGTTCGGCGAGCGCCTCGGTGCCGGCGGCGTTCTCGATGCTGACGGCGGCGAGTTGCGCGAGCGGCACGCGGAGGTCTTCGTCGGCGGTGAAGTCACCGGTGGTTTTGTCGCTGAGGTGAATGACGCCGAGGTTCTGGCTGGCGCGGCCCACCAGGGGTGCGGCGGCGTGCGGCGCACCGTCCTACCCGTGGGGGTGGTCCGTGCGGGCGAGGCGTACGGAGGCGGTCAGGCGCGCCGCGAGGGCGTGGATGGTCGGGAGTGATGGACCCGCCGGGTGAGGTGGCGCTGAGGGATAGCGTGGTGTGGTGCGCTGTGAGGTGGACGGTGCCGTGCTGTGCGCCGATGACGTGAGTACGACGTGGTCCTGGGGCTCCATGAGGGGTGCGTTCAGGCGAGAGGGGGGTGAGGGCGTGCGTGATCCAAAGATGTTTGGGGTTCCGGGCGCGCGCGTGGGGGTGAATGCGGCGCGCCGCGCACCCTCCGGGGGTGCGCGGCGCGCTGTGACTGCGGGGTTATTTCAGGCCGTGGCTGAGGATTTCGGCGAGCTGGCGGGTGGTGGTTTTCTGGAGGACGTCGAGCTGCTCGACGCCTTCGCGGAGCATGGTCTTCCAGTGGTCGAAGTCGCGGGCGTCGCGGCCGGTGGCGCGCAGGACGGTGCTGCGGATGGTGAAGTGCGCTTCGGGGAGCGCTTCGAGGGCGCGGCCGGCGCCGCTGTGGCGGGCGGCGAGCAGGGCGCCGAGCATGCCGACGCTGTTGCTGCGTTCCATGAGCTGGCGTTGCAGGGGGCGGTCCTTGATGGAGGTGATGACGTCCCAGGCGGCGTCGGCCAGGGCGGTGACGGGGGAGGCGGGGCGGTGCACTTCGATGGCGAGGGTGTCGCCGTCGCGCCAGGTGCGGCTGTAGGCGCCGCCGCGTTCGGCGTTCCAGTGGGTTTCGAAGTCGCGGGCGTCTTCGATCAGGACGCGGAGCTGGCCGGTGCCGCCTTTGAGGGTGACGCGGTGCCCTTCGGGCAGGACGCCCCATTCGCTGAGGTTGTCGGCGTTGAGGGCGCGCATGCTTTCGTAGGTGGCGCTGATGGCGGCGGGGCCGTCGCTGAGGCGGGCGATTTCGCGGCCGTCGGCGAGGAGGACGACGTCGAGGGTGTCGGTGTCGCGGCGAAGGCGCGCTTCGTGGCGGTGGTGGAGCAGGCCGAGGCCCCAGCGGTCGTGGGCGAGGTTGAGGGCGCGGGTGAGTTCGGTGTCGAGGGTGGTGGCGTCGGCGGTGTTGGCCAGCGGGGCGAGCTGGTGTTCGACGTCGGCGGTGGCGGTGAGGGTGTCGAAGGCTTTGAGGATGGCGTTGGGGGTGGTGTCGGCGGGTTTCTTGCTGGTTTTGGTCATGGGGGCCTCCGTGGGAAGTTCTGAAGTATATTCTGCTATAAACAGAGCGATAACATTGGCATTCTGCCACACAGAACAGGCGCGGGACCAGCGTGCCCGAACCCGTGCTTTGCGCATGAGGTTTCTTGACACTGTGCCGGATGGTCCTCTAGCTTTGAATTCCGAGCGTTCTGCTCGGTTTAGGAGAAACGTGTCCGGAAGCCCCACCCCCCTGCTGCTCTGCTCCGCCGCCTCCCAAGACCTCGGCGAGGAACTGATCGGCACCGCCCCCACCTGGCACCAGGCGTTCGCCCTGGACCTGCCGCTGCGCACCTGGGACCACTTCCGCGACAGCGCCACCTGGACCGCCCGCCGCCACGACCTGTTCGCCCGACTCGGCGAGCACGTCCGCGCCACCCGCACCGGCTACGGCCTGCTGCTCTACTCCTCCGGCGAGGACACCGGCCACGTCCGCCACTACACCCGCACGGACGACCACGCCGCCTTCACGCGCACCGACTACCAGCTCAGCGCCGACGGCACCCTCGACCTCCTCGAAGCGGCCCTGCTCCACCCCGAGCGCCTCCCCGACCTGCAACCGCACCGCCGCCCCACCCCCACGCTCGGCACCGACCTGCACGTGTGCACGCACGGCACCGTCGACGCCGCCTGCGGCAAACTCGGCTACCCCCTGCTCGCCGAACTGCAGGCCGCGCACGGCGGCGCGCGCGTCTGGCGGACCGGGCACTTCGGCGGGCACCGCTTCGCGCCCACCCTCGTGGAACTCCCCGCCGGGCGCTTCTGGGGCCGTGTCACCCCGGACGTCGCGCGCGCCATCGCCACCCAGACGGGCGACCCTGCCGCACTCGCGCCGCACCTGCGCGGCTGGGCCGGCCTCGACGCCTGGGGACAGGTCGTGGACCGCGAACTGTTCGCCCGCGAAGGCTGGGCGTGGCTCAACCGCCCCCGGCAGGCGCGCACCCTGCACGCCGACGCGACCGGCGCGGACGTGCAGGTCACCGCGCGCCACCCGGACGGCCACACCGACACGTACACCGCCCGCGTGGACGTGACCCACACCCTGCACGTCCCCGGCGGCAGCCACAAACCCAACCTGACCGCCGCCCCCCAGTACCGCGTGCAGGCTCTGCACCACGCCTGAACGCCAAGGACCCCCGTGAAGACCCTCACCTCGCCTGCCGGGCACGCCCGGACCACCACCCGGACGCTGGCCTTCGCGGGCGCCATCGCGCTGCTGGCGCTGGGCCTGCTTGCCTCGCTCGCGTTCGGCGCGGCGAACCTGCCGCTCGCGCACGTCGCGGACCTGCTGTTCCACCCGCAGGACACCAGTGACAGCCTGATCGTCCACACCCTGCGCCTCCCCCGCGCCCTCACGGCCATGCTCGCCGGCGCGGGCCTCGGCGTGGCCGGCGCGCTGCTGCAGGGCGTCACCCGCAACCCCCTCGCGGACCCCGGCATTCTGGGCGTCGAAGCGGGCGCGGCACTCGCGCTGCTCGTCACGCTGGTGTTCTTCCCGGGCCTGCCCGCGTGGGCGTTCGTGCCGCTCGCGTTCGCGGGCGGCGCGGGCGCGGCCGCGCTCGCGCTCGGCATCGCTTCCGGCGTGGGCCTCACGCCGCTGCGCCTCGCACTCGCGGGCGTCGCCGTGAGCGCCACCGCCGCGAGCGCCAGCAGCGCTCTGCGCATCCTGTTCGAGGATCGCGCGCAGGCCGCCGCGTTCAACCTCGCGGGCAGCGTCGTCGGCGCCAGCGCGGCCCTCGCTGCGCAACTCGCCGCGTGGACCGTGCCGGGCCTGATCGTGGCGTTGCTGCTCGCGCACCGCGTGAACCTGCTCGCGCTCGGCGCGGACGTCGCCCGCAGCCTCGGCGCGCACGCCGCGCGCGACACCCTGCTCATCACCGCGCTGGGCGTGCTGCTCGCCGCGTCCGCCGTGAGCGTCGTCGGGCCCATCGGGTTCGTCGGCCTGATCGTTCCGCACATCGCGCGGGCGCTCGTCGGGCACGACCACCGCCTGAGCCTGCCGCTGTCCGCGCTGCTCGGCGCGGCACTGCTGGTGTGGGCGGACGTCGCCGCGCGCCTCGTTGACCGTCCGGCAGAAACGCCCGTTGGCATCCTCATCACCGCTCTGGGCGCGCCGTTCTTCGTGATGCTCGCGCGCCGCCTCCGAAAGGCCTGACCCCCGACATGAAACACCTCCTGACCCTCGCTCTGGCCCTCACCCTCCCCGCCGCGTCCGCCGTGAGCATCAAGCACGAACGCGGCACCCTCACCCTTCCCGCCCCCGCCAAACGCGTGATCGCGCTGGAGTACAGCTTCCTCGACACGCTCATCGCGCTCGGCGTCCAGCCGGTCGGCGGGGCGCTCGGCCTGCAGGGCGGCGACCGCGGCGCGCCCACGTACCTCAAGGCGCTCACGCGCGCCGTGCCCGCCGTCGGTTCCCGCGCCCAGCCGAACCTCGAAGCGATGCTCGCCCTGAAACCCGACCTGATCCTCTCGGACGCGTTCGTGCACACGTCGCTGTACCCGAACCTCGCGCGCCTCGCGCCCACCGCGGCGTTCCAGAGCCGCCGCGGCAGCTACGAGTACCTGCAGCAACAGGTCCTGGATATCGGCGCGCTCGTCGGCCGGAGTGACGTCGCGCGCCGCCTCGTGGACGACCAGGCGCGCCTCGTACAAAAAGCGCGCGCGTTCGCGAACAAGAAGGCGCCGCCGGTCGTCATGGCCGTCGCCACCGAGCAGACGCTCACGCTGCACTCCTCGGAGAGCTTCGTGGGCAGCCTGATCGAGAAGCTCGGGCGCAAGAACGCCGTGAAGCCCCAGGGCACCACCACGCAGTACGAGGTGGGCCTCGAAGCGCTCGTCGCGCTGAACCCCGCTACGCTCGTCGTGTTCACCGGCGCGGACGAGAAACCCATCGTGCGCGAGTGGGCGAAAAACCCGCTGTGGAACAAGATCAGCGCCGTGCAGCGCGGCCGCGTGTTCGAGTTCGACCGTGACCTGTGGACGCGTGCGCGCGGTCCTATCGCGCTCAAGACCATGCTCGCGCAGACCATCGACTCCGGCCTGCTCGCCGACAAGGCGCCCAGCGCCGCGTTCGCGTTCAAGAAGAACTGACGTTCGTGAACCTGACCGCCTCGCCTGACCGTGCGCCCGCGCCGCGCCGCCGCGTGGCCGTGCTGCTGCCGCTGCTGCTCGCGGCGTTGCTGCTGCTCGCCGTGGTCGCCCTCGGTCTGGGGGCCGTGCGCACCCCTCCCGCCGACGTGCTCCGCGCCCTGACCGGTGCCGGCGACGAGCTGACCAGCCGCATCCTGCTGGAACTGCGCCTGCCGCGCGTGCTCGTCGCGGCGCTCACCGGCGCGATGTTCGCGGCGTCCGGCGTGATCCTGCAGGGCGTCGTCCGCAACCCGCTCGCGTCCCCGGACCTCGTGGGCGTCGGCGCGGGCGCCGGGCTGGCCGCGACGGTGCTGCTGCTCGCCGCGCCCGCCGCGCCCGCGTGGGCGCTGCCGGTCGGGGCGTTCGTGGGCGCGTGGCTGGGCTTCGCGGCAGTGTACCTGCTGTCGCGCGGGCCGGGCGGCCTGAGCCCCGCGCGGCTCGCGCTGATCGGCATTGCCGTCGGGTCGGCGCTCGGCGCGATGCAGCAGCTGGTCATCGTCCGCGCGCCCGACGGCGTCGCGTCCGCGCTCGCGTTCCTGGTCGGCACGGTGTACGGCGCCGACTGGCCGCGCGTGACGCGCGTGCTGCCGTGGGCGGCGCTGCTGCCCGCTTCGATGCTGCTCGCCCGCCGACTGGACGTCCTGTCGTTCGGCGAGGACATCGCCACGGCCCTCGGCACGCGCGTGAACGTCGCGCGCGGTGTCGCCCTGAGCGTCGCCGTGGGCCTCGCCGCTGCTGCCGTCACCGGCAGTGGCATTCTGGGGTTCGTGGGGCTGATCGCGCCGCACCTCGCGCGGCTGCTCGTCGGCGGGCTGCACGCGCGGCTGCTGCCGCTCGCCATGCTGCTCGGCGCGCTGCTCGCGCTCGGCGCGGACACCGTCGGGCGCGCCCTGCTCCCCCCGCTGGAAATCCCGGCGGGGATCGTCACGACACTGATCGGCGCGCCGTACTTCCTGTGGTTGCTGCGCCGTCAAGGAGGGAAGGCATGACCCCCACCACCCCCACACCTGCGCCCACGCCCGGCAAGCTCGCCACGCGCGACCTGCGCCTCGGGTACGGCGCGCGGCCCGTCATCGACGGGCTGAACCTGACGCTGCGCGCCGGCGCGGTCACGACCATCATCGGCGCGAACGGCAGCGGCAAAAGCACGCTGCTGCGGTCCCTGTCGCGCCTGCTGCACCCGTCGGGCGGGCAGGTGCTGCTGGACGGCGCGGACCTGCACCGCCTGCCCGGCAAGGTCGTCGCGCAGCACCTCGCGATTCTCCCGCAAGGCCCCACCGCGCCCGAAGGGCTGAGCGTCGAGGACCTCGTGTGGTTCGGGCGGCACCCGCACGGCGGGCCGTTCGGGCGCCGAACGGCCGAGGACCGCCGCGTGGTCGAGTGGGCGCTCGACCAGACCGGGATGCGCGTGTTCGCCGCGCGTCCGCTCGATCAGCTGTCCGGCGGGCAGCGGCAGCGCGCGTGGATCGCCATGAGTCTCGCGCAGGGCACGGACACGCTGCTGCTCGACGAGCCGACCACGTACCTCGACCTGAGTCACCAGCTGGAGGTGCTGCATCTCGTGCGGCGCCTCAACGACCAGGAAGGCAAGACGATCGTGATGGTCCTCCATGACCTGAACCAGGCCGTGCGGTACTCCGACGAGGTCGTCGCGGTGCTGGGCGGTCAGGTATACGCGCAGGGCGACCCGGGCGAGGTGATGACGCCCGCGCTGCTGCGCGACGTGTTTGGCCTGGAAGCGCACCTGTTGCGCGACCCCGACACCGGACGCCCGCACGTGATTCCGTACGGCATTGCGCGCCGCGCGGACGCGCCCGCGCCCGGCGCGCCACACCCCTGACCGCGCACAGCGAAGGGGGCGCCTGTTCAGGCGCCCCCTCTCTGCCCCAGCGGCTCAGCGGCTGCGGTTGACGTCGTCTGCGGCGCGCTGCACGCCCATGCGGGCGTCCTGGCGCACGTCGTCGACCTTCGCGCGGACCTTGTCGGCGGCCTTTTCCGCGCCGCGGCTCGCCTCACCGACAGCGGCCTTCACGTTCGCGGTCGGGTCCTCGCCTTTGCTCAGGTCGTCGATGGTGCCGCGCACCGCGTCACCCGCGCGGGCCACGTTGCCTTCCACGCCGGGGTTCAGGCGCTGCATCAGGCCCTGCACCTGCCCCTGCAGTTGCGTGCGCGTGTCCGGGTTGCGCCACAGGTAGTACCCGGCAGCGCCGAGAATCAGCAGCTCCCACGGGAAGCCGCCGCTCTTCTGGCGACCCTGGGTGCGGCGCAGCACCTTGAGTTGCGCGTCGGCGATCTGCAGCGCGCGCTCCTGCGCGTCAATGCGGCGCGTCAGCTTGGTGTTCAGGGCCTCCAAGTGGTGGTCCTCGCGGTGCTGCATGGCGGTCTGGGCGACGTCAGCGATCTTCTGCAGTTTGCGTTGTCCGATCATGTGGTTCCTCCTGTCAGCAGTCCGGGGTGATGATGCGTGGACGAACTTCATGTGACGCCACGAACCCACGAGAAGGTTGAGTTTCCGGCCAAGACCACGCCTTCCCCGCCGGGTGCGGCGTCCATCTTGTCTTCATGCGGGCGCCCGCGGCAGGGTATCGTGAGGAGGATGCCTGAACCGTTCGGGGCGAGCGCCCTCAGTGACGTGCTGCTCAGCGCCGCCGAGTCGCTCGCGGAGGCCGGCAGCACGCACCAGGTGGCCGACACGCTCCTGAATGCCGCGCTGCACGCCACACCCGGACGCAGCGGCGCCACCCTGCTGCTCGGCGACACGCTGAGCGTCGCGGGCGTCACAGGCACGCCCGTCGTGATGGAGCACGCCCTGCCGCCCGGCGCGGCCCCGCTCGCCCGCGCCGCGCTCGACACGCGCGAAGCACAGTTCGCGACGCTGCACGGCCCGGCCGCGCCCGGCACGCCCGCGTCCCACGCGGCGTTCCCGCTGATGGCCGGCGGGCGCACGCTCGGCGTGCTGCGCGTGGACCTGCTGGACCTTCACGTCTTCACGTCCGCCGAGCAGGCGTTCCTGCGCACGCTCGCGCGGCACGGCGCGCTCGCCCTGGACCGCGCCAACGCCCGGACGGCCCTCGAAGCGCGCGTCACGCAGCGCACCCAGGAACTACAGACGCAGAACGCCGCGCAGGACGCCTTCGTGACGTTCATGGAAGCGGCCGCCGAGGCGACCGACGTGACCGAGCTGGCCGAGCGGGCCGTAGCGGTCCTACACGTGACGCTCGGCGTCGCCGCCGCGTTCTACGACCTGCGTGGCGGAGCGTGGCACCTGCAGGCCGCCTCGCCGGACGTGCACGCCGACACCGTCGCGCTCGGGCGGCTCGGCGTGCCGCCGGACACGCCCGGGTTCGCGCAGGCCGAACCGGGCGCCGCGCCCGTGATCGTGGAGGGCGCCCGGCCGAACGCTGAGGGAGCGTGGCCGTACCACGCGGCGGCCTTCGCGGCGTACGCGCGCGGCGGCCAGACGTGGGGGCTGTTGTCGCTCGGCACGTCACGCGCGCCGCAGTGGACGGCGCGGGAGCAGGCGGTGTTCCGCGCTGTCGCGCGCAGCCTCGACCTCGCGTTGGAGCGGCAGGCGACGACCGAGCGGCTGCGCGTGCAGAACACGGAACTGGACGTGCGCGCCCGCGCGCTGGAAGCGTTCGTGCGCCTCACGCAGGACCTCACGCTGCGCGGCGACCCGGTGGCGCTCGTGCAGCGCGCGCAGGCGGCCGTGCTGTCGCTGCTGCCCGGCGGGTACGCGCGGTACTGGACGCGCGACGCGGACACCTGGCGCGTGCAGGCGCACGCCGGCGACGCGCCCGGCGCGGGCGCGCACGTCCTGACGCACGAGGACCTGCCGGTGGGTGCCGCTGGCCCCCTCGACGAGGTGTGGGCGTCCCGCACGGCGCTGTACCAGGACGCGCCCGGGCAGGGCGCGCGCGTGAGCGCCACCCTGCCGGTCCTCGTGAATGACGAGGTGGCGGGCGTGCTGTGCATCGAGCTGCGCGCGCAGCGGCACTGGACGCAGACAGACCGCGTGGTCCTGGACGTCGTCACCCGCAGCCTCAGCCTCGCGCTGGAGGGCCTGGAAGCGCAACGCACACTGGCGTCCACGCAGCGGTACCTGAAGACCGTCGCGGACCACGCCCCCCTTGTGCTGTTC encodes:
- a CDS encoding ATP-binding protein; its protein translation is MPEPFGASALSDVLLSAAESLAEAGSTHQVADTLLNAALHATPGRSGATLLLGDTLSVAGVTGTPVVMEHALPPGAAPLARAALDTREAQFATLHGPAAPGTPASHAAFPLMAGGRTLGVLRVDLLDLHVFTSAEQAFLRTLARHGALALDRANARTALEARVTQRTQELQTQNAAQDAFVTFMEAAAEATDVTELAERAVAVLHVTLGVAAAFYDLRGGAWHLQAASPDVHADTVALGRLGVPPDTPGFAQAEPGAAPVIVEGARPNAEGAWPYHAAAFAAYARGGQTWGLLSLGTSRAPQWTAREQAVFRAVARSLDLALERQATTERLRVQNTELDVRARALEAFVRLTQDLTLRGDPVALVQRAQAAVLSLLPGGYARYWTRDADTWRVQAHAGDAPGAGAHVLTHEDLPVGAAGPLDEVWASRTALYQDAPGQGARVSATLPVLVNDEVAGVLCIELRAQRHWTQTDRVVLDVVTRSLSLALEGLEAQRTLASTQRYLKTVADHAPLVLFATDARGVFTLLEGQLLPTLGLQPGQGVGRPAMSLFAHEPELRQRVRLHQALNGELTHDLLAFRSGRVLETWLVPVHGPDGTVNNVVGVALDATERLQALREAERTNEELRRSNAELEQFAYVASHDLQEPLRTVTSFAQRLVTRYAPADDERATQYARFILEGTARMSQLIQDLLAFSRVTRNPDGPQRVPMDDLMLQVQQDLRAQIEACDADIHVGALPDVHGDATQLRQLLQNLVGNALKFRAHDRRPEVHVHAQPAGSMWRFTVRDNGIGIEEVYFQRIFEIFQRLHHREQYPGSGIGLSIARKIVERHGGDITLTSRLGVGTTFAFTLPLAPADHDHA
- a CDS encoding ABC transporter ATP-binding protein translates to MTPTTPTPAPTPGKLATRDLRLGYGARPVIDGLNLTLRAGAVTTIIGANGSGKSTLLRSLSRLLHPSGGQVLLDGADLHRLPGKVVAQHLAILPQGPTAPEGLSVEDLVWFGRHPHGGPFGRRTAEDRRVVEWALDQTGMRVFAARPLDQLSGGQRQRAWIAMSLAQGTDTLLLDEPTTYLDLSHQLEVLHLVRRLNDQEGKTIVMVLHDLNQAVRYSDEVVAVLGGQVYAQGDPGEVMTPALLRDVFGLEAHLLRDPDTGRPHVIPYGIARRADAPAPGAPHP
- a CDS encoding FecCD family ABC transporter permease gives rise to the protein MTASPDRAPAPRRRVAVLLPLLLAALLLLAVVALGLGAVRTPPADVLRALTGAGDELTSRILLELRLPRVLVAALTGAMFAASGVILQGVVRNPLASPDLVGVGAGAGLAATVLLLAAPAAPAWALPVGAFVGAWLGFAAVYLLSRGPGGLSPARLALIGIAVGSALGAMQQLVIVRAPDGVASALAFLVGTVYGADWPRVTRVLPWAALLPASMLLARRLDVLSFGEDIATALGTRVNVARGVALSVAVGLAAAAVTGSGILGFVGLIAPHLARLLVGGLHARLLPLAMLLGALLALGADTVGRALLPPLEIPAGIVTTLIGAPYFLWLLRRQGGKA
- a CDS encoding sensor histidine kinase, whose amino-acid sequence is MKWFGTNTDITEERHLAETLGARVAERTEQLLRSNADLERFAYAASHDLKAPLRTIASYVQLLHRRYAGRLDDKADQYIHFTVDAINRMHVLIEDVLAYARVGRERRAATVHTAQVAQDMLGALHVAIDECGTRIHVGPLPDVCGDETQVRQVLQNLIGNALKFQPPGRSPHRPHRRRRRAPHRD
- a CDS encoding HD domain-containing protein, whose product is MLPDRMTALRLLHEAEALNPGPWVPHSLNVARAAEAIAAHHPRLDAERAFVLGALHDLGRRTGPNRDRHILDGYDALRALGFEDAARIALTHSFPLQELGELQGEWDGTAQEHARLGALLADVTYTLEDRLVQVCDMLALPDGCCILEKRFVDVTLRYGFGPATARKWRALLDLKRTFDAQVGGSVYALLPGIVETTLT
- a CDS encoding sucrase ferredoxin — translated: MSGSPTPLLLCSAASQDLGEELIGTAPTWHQAFALDLPLRTWDHFRDSATWTARRHDLFARLGEHVRATRTGYGLLLYSSGEDTGHVRHYTRTDDHAAFTRTDYQLSADGTLDLLEAALLHPERLPDLQPHRRPTPTLGTDLHVCTHGTVDAACGKLGYPLLAELQAAHGGARVWRTGHFGGHRFAPTLVELPAGRFWGRVTPDVARAIATQTGDPAALAPHLRGWAGLDAWGQVVDRELFAREGWAWLNRPRQARTLHADATGADVQVTARHPDGHTDTYTARVDVTHTLHVPGGSHKPNLTAAPQYRVQALHHA
- a CDS encoding FecCD family ABC transporter permease, giving the protein MKTLTSPAGHARTTTRTLAFAGAIALLALGLLASLAFGAANLPLAHVADLLFHPQDTSDSLIVHTLRLPRALTAMLAGAGLGVAGALLQGVTRNPLADPGILGVEAGAALALLVTLVFFPGLPAWAFVPLAFAGGAGAAALALGIASGVGLTPLRLALAGVAVSATAASASSALRILFEDRAQAAAFNLAGSVVGASAALAAQLAAWTVPGLIVALLLAHRVNLLALGADVARSLGAHAARDTLLITALGVLLAASAVSVVGPIGFVGLIVPHIARALVGHDHRLSLPLSALLGAALLVWADVAARLVDRPAETPVGILITALGAPFFVMLARRLRKA
- a CDS encoding ABC transporter substrate-binding protein, translating into MKHLLTLALALTLPAASAVSIKHERGTLTLPAPAKRVIALEYSFLDTLIALGVQPVGGALGLQGGDRGAPTYLKALTRAVPAVGSRAQPNLEAMLALKPDLILSDAFVHTSLYPNLARLAPTAAFQSRRGSYEYLQQQVLDIGALVGRSDVARRLVDDQARLVQKARAFANKKAPPVVMAVATEQTLTLHSSESFVGSLIEKLGRKNAVKPQGTTTQYEVGLEALVALNPATLVVFTGADEKPIVREWAKNPLWNKISAVQRGRVFEFDRDLWTRARGPIALKTMLAQTIDSGLLADKAPSAAFAFKKN